Proteins from one Podospora pseudoanserina strain CBS 124.78 chromosome 1, whole genome shotgun sequence genomic window:
- a CDS encoding hypothetical protein (EggNog:ENOG503P06G): MSDLEHIPPRFHSFHSVVLSVSFCIRPSFSASCEDHLWPAMELNSTTIHDAIHPTAAFAQNRSALELALPTGNDTGQASWLESQLNPKNRVDSLDPLPNPLWRIDGCTAIGTQYYALPLHVGEVPPMRLDVFLPMETTRDPVLRDVLDLDAAFHTKDSTRLNRLGVTRHILRALQKWSLEGEGTAEHIAALYKDQPFGTRIILELGFSLESVKITIATTWHVEKQLIRPKALVETLGLPQEVIPEIIDISNLSIVQQLHDSVCLVRIHHHDEPEDGQKLWIFKALTSNTKYLVCELRNLLLMEPYPHVVSKPKYLVTKYCRFGGKTAVVGFIIPFYAAGSLRDTIPLLHIHGLLKPEMQIMWARQLAAAVLHVRERGRIYYPDLRLDNVVLTAGGDLVMVDFEQRGVWCEFAAPEVNAIAYVHTLAVDEGAEEEGLEQEQGDDSRLLYNQFIPGEERPNRWAEFLNRILPGWQVLEQDEMYMPLPHGYKSYNIPWLALDEAEQEAAEAYMLGRVLWCIFEGQCAPQHAAVWQSYKREPDYEFPEYRHTPLPIRDLIDGCTKGRRETLSKLVTRVGSKMVLRRKDGLVDVNCTPLEVLDAARDWWRVEVEVAERFLTMREELKRRGEWKGNWYGRLRLREIVQRLEEYEREVGVKEVDREVLAELLKRCK; encoded by the coding sequence CCCGGTTCCATTCGTTTCATTCTGTGGTTCTCTCTGTAAGCTTTTGCATCAGGCCATCCTTCTCTGCGTCGTGTGAAGACCACCTTTGGCCCGCCATGGAGCTCAACTCCACCACAATCCACGATGCCATCCACCCGACCGCCGCCTTTGCCCAGAACCGGTCAGCGCTCGAGCTTGCTTTGCCCACCGGCAATGACACTGGACAAGCCTCTTGGCTCGAATCCCAGCTGAATCCCAAGAACCGGGTTGACAGCCTtgacccccttcccaacccacTCTGGAGGATCGACGGCTGTACCGCCATAGGCACGCAGTACTATGCCCTACCCTTGCACGTGGGCGAGGTCCCACCCATGCGCCTCGATGTGTTCCTCCCCATGGAAACCACACGGGACCCTGTCCTTCGGGACGTCCTAGACCTGGATGCCGCCTTCCACACCAAAGACTCGACGAGACTGAACCGTCTCGGGGTCACCAGACACATTCTCAGAGCTTTGCAGAAGTGGTCATTGGAGGGTGAAGGGACGGCAGAACACATTGCTGCCTTGTACAAGGACCAGCCTTTTGGTACACGCATCATTCTCGAACTTGGCTTCAGCCTTGAGAGCGTCAAGATCACCATCGCCACAACCTGGCACGTGGAGAAGCAACTCATCAGGCCAAAGGCGCTGGTTGAGACTTTGGGACTGCCCCAGGAGGTCATTCCGGAAATCATCGACATTTCGAATCTGAGCATTGTCCAGCAGCTGCACGACAGTGTCTGCCTGGTGCgcattcatcatcatgatgaaCCAGAAGATGGCCAGAAGCTGTGGATCTTCAAGgccctcaccagcaacaccaagtATCTGGTCTGCGAGCTGCGCAACCTTTTGCTCATGGAGCCTTATCCGCATGTTGTTTCGAAGCCAAAGTACCTAGTCACCAAGTACTGCCGCTTTGGGGGAAAGACGGCCGTGGTGGGTTTCATCATTCCGTTTTACGCGGCTGGCAGCCTCCGGGACACGATTCCTCTGCTTCACATCCATGGGCTTCTCAAGCCGGAGATGCAAATAATGTGGGCTAGGCAGCTTGCCGCTGCCGTCTTGCACGTCCGCGAACGTGGCAGGATTTACTATCCCGACCTCAGGCTTGATAATGTCGTTCTCACGGCGGGGGGGGACTTGGTCATGGTGGACTTTGAGCAGCGGGGTGTGTGGTGCGAGTTTGCTGCGCCTGAGGTGAATGCGATTGCTTATGTGCATACGTTGGCTGTGGAcgagggagcggaggaggaagggttAGAGCAAGAGCAGGGGGACGACAGCAGGCTTCTGTACAACCAGTTTATTCCTGGTGAGGAGAGGCCCAACCGGTGGGCCGAGTTTCTCAACCGGATCCTCCCCGGCTGGCAGGTTTTGGAGCAGGATGAAATGTACATGCCGCTTCCCCATGGGTATAAGAGCTATAATATCCCCTGGCTGGCGCTTGATGAGGCGGAACAGGAGGCGGCTGAGGCGTACATGCTCGGGCGCGTCTTGTGGTGTATTTTTGAGGGGCAGTGTGCACCGCAGCACGCTGCCGTTTGGCAGTCTTACAAGCGGGAGCCCGACTATGAGTTTCCTGAGTATCGGCACACTCCCCTTCCGATTAGGGATCTCATTGATGGGTGCACCAAGGGCAGGAGGGAGACTTTGTCGAAGCTTGTCACTCGGGTGGGAAGCAAGATGGTGCTTCGTCGGAAGGATGGTCTGGTGGATGTGAATTGCACACCGCTCGAGGTGCTTGATGCGGCGAGGGATTGGTGGAGAGTGGaagtggaggtggcggaAAGGTTTTTGACCATGCGGGAGGAGTtgaaaaggaggggggagtggaaggGGAACTGGTAtgggaggctgaggttgagggagattgtgcagaggttggaggagtatgagagggaggttggggtgaaggaggttgatagggaggttttggcggagttgtt